The genomic window CAACGCAATGAACGCCCAGGAATACACCGACGCGGGGACCGCCGAAAGGGTCACGCTGCGGTTCATGGCGTCCCCTACTGATGTGAACTGGGGTGGCAAGGTCCACGGTGGCATCGTCATGAAGTGGATCGATGAGGCCGCGTATGTGTGCGCCTCCCGGTACTGCGGAAAGGACACCGTGGCCGTCTTCTCCGGCGGCGTCCGGTTCTACCGGCCCTTGCTGATCGGCCACGTAGTAGAGGTAGAGGCCCGACTCGTCTACACCGGCGCCAAGGGCATGCACATCGCAGTCCACGTCCGTTCCGGTGATCCGAAAACCCGTGAAATGAACCTGACCACCTACTGCCTCACGGTGATGGTGGCCCGCGATGACACCGGCACTGCTGTACCTATTCCCGAATGGGTTCCGGTATCGGACGAGGACAAGAAGCTGCACGCCCACGCCCGCGAACTCCTGGAAATCCGGGGACGGGCGCCCGGAAACCGGCTGCCGGACCACTTGTTGAAGGCAGCTGGCAGCTGATGGATGTCGTTTTTGTGGTGGCCGTCTTCGCGGCGGTGTTTGCCGTTGCCCTCGGCAGCATAGTTTGGACCAACGTGCAGCAGGGCAGGCGGGCGAAGGTGAAACCGCCGGCGCACAGGGGGGCGTTCCAATCCCAGCGCGGACGGGTATACAAGCATGGCTCCACCAGCCACAACGCAACTCCGGGAAGCGGCACGTAGGGCGGACTACCCCACCAAATTCTCCGCCGCACCGTCCATGTGGGCGATGATCGTTTCCCTAGCCTTGGCCGCGTTTCCGGTCTCAATGGCTGCAACAATGTCGTGGTGACGCCCGACGCTCATGTTCC from Arthrobacter sp. StoSoilB20 includes these protein-coding regions:
- a CDS encoding acyl-CoA thioesterase, which gives rise to MSDDAANSVTLRFLAAPMDIGHSGSVDAGTVLEWVDKAAYAAAVGWSKSYCVTAYVGNIHFTDPVNSGDMVEVTSTIVYTGRSSMHIHTVVSSRDPKGGPETMHSQCMVIFVAVGPDGKPIPVPQFEPSTPDEIEQRDHALARIEVREQIVNAMNAQEYTDAGTAERVTLRFMASPTDVNWGGKVHGGIVMKWIDEAAYVCASRYCGKDTVAVFSGGVRFYRPLLIGHVVEVEARLVYTGAKGMHIAVHVRSGDPKTREMNLTTYCLTVMVARDDTGTAVPIPEWVPVSDEDKKLHAHARELLEIRGRAPGNRLPDHLLKAAGS